One stretch of Rathayibacter festucae DSM 15932 DNA includes these proteins:
- a CDS encoding quinone oxidoreductase family protein, producing the protein MTRFVQYTENGGPEVLEVVEAPEPEAPEGGVVVAIRAAGVNPIEWKMRSGIRPGPPFPRRLGSDGAGVITAVGAGVSGWSVGDEVIVSSASGTYGESVVVAPESLDRKPAGLGFEEAAALGVPISTAYQAVVSLGVAEGSVFLVHAGAGAVGQAVVQFAVERGARVIATASPANHERLRELGAEPIAYGPGLEERLRAAAPGGVDRVLDAAGTDEALAASLALVSDPQHVGTVVVGARAAELGIRAWMGGSPVPLTDEEKALRRQGIPRAAQLAADGRFSLELGPRFALDDVADAHRLSEDGHTRGKILLVP; encoded by the coding sequence ATGACGCGATTCGTGCAGTACACCGAGAACGGCGGCCCCGAGGTGCTCGAGGTCGTCGAGGCGCCCGAGCCCGAGGCCCCCGAGGGAGGCGTCGTCGTCGCGATCCGCGCGGCCGGCGTGAACCCGATCGAGTGGAAGATGCGCTCCGGCATCCGCCCCGGGCCGCCCTTCCCCCGCCGCCTCGGCTCGGACGGCGCCGGCGTGATCACCGCCGTCGGCGCGGGCGTCTCCGGCTGGAGCGTCGGCGACGAGGTGATCGTGAGCAGCGCGAGCGGCACGTACGGCGAGTCCGTCGTCGTCGCCCCCGAGAGCCTCGACCGCAAGCCCGCGGGCCTCGGCTTCGAGGAGGCCGCCGCGCTCGGCGTCCCGATCAGCACCGCCTACCAGGCGGTCGTCTCGCTCGGCGTCGCCGAGGGCTCCGTCTTCCTCGTGCACGCGGGTGCCGGCGCCGTCGGCCAGGCCGTGGTGCAGTTCGCGGTGGAGCGGGGTGCGCGCGTAATCGCGACGGCGAGCCCGGCCAACCACGAGCGGCTGCGCGAGCTCGGCGCGGAGCCCATCGCCTACGGTCCTGGCCTCGAGGAGCGCCTGCGCGCGGCGGCTCCCGGCGGAGTGGACCGCGTGCTCGACGCGGCGGGCACCGACGAGGCGCTCGCCGCCTCCCTCGCCCTGGTGAGCGACCCGCAGCACGTCGGCACCGTCGTCGTCGGCGCGCGCGCCGCCGAGCTGGGCATCCGCGCCTGGATGGGCGGCAGCCCCGTCCCGCTGACCGACGAGGAGAAGGCCCTGCGCCGCCAGGGCATCCCCCGCGCCGCGCAGCTCGCCGCCGACGGCCGCTTCTCCCTCGAGCTGGGCCCGCGCTTCGCCCTCGACGACGTCGCCGACGCCCACCGCCTCAGCGAGGACGGCCACACCCGCGGCAAGATCCTCCTCGTCCCCTGA
- a CDS encoding acetyl-CoA C-acyltransferase: MTTDDTTPVILGGARTPFARFQGAFAPLSAVELGAAAVRAALARSGAQPSDIDAVILGQVIQAGAGQGPARQTAIRAGLGWDVPATTINKLCLSGLTAVIDAARLIRTGEASVVVAGGQESMTNTPHLLLGARSGLGVGARPLEDALLHDGLLDPFDDRMMGRVTDDGNAERGIRRERQDAYAALSHQRAAAARDSGVLAEEIAPVQVPQRRGPDLLVSEDDGIRPETTVEILAGLRPAFSTEGTITAGSSSPITDGAAALVVASKGWALSRGLPWLAEIAEHGQVAGPDNSLHSQPSAAILRALARRGGTVADLDLIEINEAFASVVLQSADDLGVPPESVNLDGGAIALGHPVGASGARLALHLALALRRRGGGLGAAALCGGGGQGEALLLRA; this comes from the coding sequence ATGACCACCGACGACACCACCCCCGTCATCCTCGGCGGCGCCCGCACCCCCTTCGCCCGCTTCCAGGGCGCCTTCGCCCCGCTCTCGGCGGTCGAGCTCGGCGCCGCCGCCGTCCGCGCGGCCCTCGCCCGCTCCGGCGCGCAGCCGTCCGACATCGACGCCGTGATCCTCGGCCAGGTCATCCAGGCCGGCGCCGGCCAGGGCCCCGCCCGGCAGACCGCGATCCGCGCCGGCCTCGGCTGGGACGTCCCCGCCACCACGATCAACAAGCTCTGCCTCTCCGGCCTGACCGCCGTGATCGACGCCGCCCGCCTCATCCGCACCGGCGAGGCCTCCGTCGTCGTCGCCGGCGGTCAGGAGTCGATGACGAACACCCCGCACCTCCTGCTCGGCGCCCGCTCCGGCCTCGGCGTCGGCGCGCGGCCCCTCGAGGACGCGCTCCTGCACGACGGCCTCCTCGACCCCTTCGACGACCGGATGATGGGCCGCGTCACCGACGACGGCAACGCCGAGCGCGGGATCCGCCGCGAGCGCCAGGACGCCTACGCCGCCCTCTCGCACCAGCGCGCGGCGGCGGCCCGCGACTCCGGAGTCCTCGCCGAGGAGATCGCGCCGGTTCAGGTCCCGCAACGCCGCGGCCCCGATCTTCTGGTGTCCGAGGACGACGGCATCCGCCCGGAGACCACGGTCGAGATCCTCGCCGGTCTGCGCCCCGCCTTCAGCACCGAGGGCACCATCACCGCGGGCAGCTCCTCCCCGATCACCGACGGAGCGGCCGCCCTCGTCGTCGCGAGCAAGGGCTGGGCCCTCTCGCGCGGTCTGCCCTGGCTCGCCGAGATCGCCGAGCACGGCCAGGTCGCCGGCCCCGACAACTCGCTGCACTCGCAACCCTCCGCCGCGATCCTCCGCGCCCTCGCCCGTCGCGGCGGCACCGTGGCCGACCTGGACCTCATCGAGATCAACGAGGCCTTCGCCTCGGTCGTCCTGCAGTCCGCCGACGACCTCGGCGTGCCGCCCGAGTCGGTCAACCTCGACGGCGGCGCCATCGCCCTCGGCCACCCGGTCGGCGCCTCCGGCGCCCGCCTCGCCCTGCACCTGGCCCTCGCCCTCCGCCGCCGCGGCGGCGGCCTCGGCGCCGCGGCCCTCTGCGGCGGCGGCGGCCAGGGCGAGGCCCTCCTCCTCCGCGCCTGA
- a CDS encoding pyridoxamine 5'-phosphate oxidase family protein, which yields MSILSADGLEFVTQRHLATLSTPWQQGRLHVVAVGFTYEDGIVRVITSRESQKVLNVRRGGTATVSQVDGIRWLSLGGPASIEEDPEAVAHAVELYSQRYRTPRENPLRVAIRIDVDFALASSGLRAE from the coding sequence ATGAGCATCCTCAGCGCGGACGGCCTCGAGTTCGTGACCCAGCGGCACCTGGCCACCCTGTCGACCCCGTGGCAGCAGGGACGCCTGCACGTCGTCGCCGTCGGCTTCACCTACGAGGACGGCATCGTCCGCGTCATCACCTCGCGCGAGAGCCAGAAGGTGCTGAACGTCCGCCGCGGCGGCACCGCGACCGTCAGCCAGGTCGACGGCATCCGCTGGCTCAGCCTCGGCGGCCCCGCCTCGATCGAGGAGGACCCCGAAGCCGTCGCGCACGCCGTCGAGCTCTACTCGCAGCGCTACCGGACGCCCCGCGAGAACCCTCTCCGCGTCGCGATCCGCATCGACGTCGACTTCGCCCTCGCCTCCTCGGGCCTGCGCGCGGAGTAG